One bacterium genomic window, ATCAGTTTCACAACGACAGACTTCGCCCTTTCGGGTGTTGTCAGCATTTATGACGCTGAGGGCACAGTAGTTCGCACCTTCACAGTGTCGCAGCTGCAGCCTGGCGAACATAGTCTCGCGTGGAACGGCAATGACAATGCCGGTAATGATTTGCCAGCCGGTAACTACGGTTACAAAGTCACATTGAGCGATCCGCAAGGCAAGGCAGTCAGCGCTGCCGGATTCAACAAAGGTCTCGTGACCGGAGTGGACTACATCGACGGTCAAGCTTATCTGTTGGTTGAGGGCGGAATGATCCCACTGGCGAGCGTCAGAACCGTGAGCGGAGGTTGATATGGCAATTAATCCCGTCAATCAATTGCAAGGTGTAAATAGAATTGAGTCTGAGCAGAAGTCGGTCGGTACTTCGCGAAGAACCCAAGAGGGAGTTTCCGGCGAAGGACTGACATTCTCGAAGCATCTCAATGATCGGATTAGCCGGCGCCATTTGGATATGGGACCGGAGAGATTAGCACGTTTGACAGATGCCGTAGACCGGGCTTCGGACAAAGGCGCCCGCGATTCGGTAGTACTGCTGGACAACCTTGCGCTGTTGGTGAATGTGCCAAGCCGGACGGTTGTGACAGCGATGGAAACGGAAAAAATGAAGCACGGTGTTTTCACCAACATCGATGCGGTGGTAGTTGGATAAATAAACAAAGAACCACAGGCCGGACCTCCATAGAGGAAGCCTGAATTCGGAGGTAAAGGATATATGTTAGCATCACTCTTCGCAGGTGTCGCAGGACTAAGAAACCATCAGGTTCGAATGAACGTGATCGGTAACAACATTTCGAACATCAACACGGTCGGATTCAAGTCTGGTCGTTCGGTGTTTCAAGAAGCGCTGGTCCAGACGCTGCGCGGCGCGGGGCGCCCGTCATCAGTATCAGGCGGTTCGAATCCAATCCAATTGGGTTTGGGCATGAACGTGGCATCAATTGACAATCTGTTCACCCAAGGTGGTCTTGAATTGACCGGCCAAATTTCGGATTTGGCGATTCAGGGTAACGGATTCTTCGTGCTATCAGACGGTAATCAGAAATTCTATACCCGCGCAGGCGCATTCGGATTTGACGCGAACAGCTTCCTGGTAAATCCGTCGAACGGACTTTATGTCCAAGGTAAAACGGCGGATGCGTCGGGGCAGATTCCTTCGACAGAGACAGTTAAGAATATTCAGCTTCCGTTCGGACAGCAGGATCCTGCCAAGGTTACGACGCGCGTTTCGTACGGCAATAACCTTGATGCGTCGGCGACGCGTTCAGAGGCGACGTTGACAGATAGCTTCTCGCCGACCAATGGTATCACGTTGGTTTCGGGCGTTGCCCGAAACGGCGCCGGCGGTACGCACATGATTACACTCACCGGCGACAATGCGACCTTTGCAACGCGTTCCGGAACGAATATCACCTCACCGGGAGCATTGACCGGAAATGAAACATTGACGTCCCTTGGTGTAACATCGCCCAGTCTTACTCTGACGGTCGACACTGGATCGCCAATCACGATCACCGGCTTGACTCTAAACACCACAGTGAACGAACTGAAAAACGCCATCGACATTATTGATGGTATCGACGCTTCGATTGTAGGCGGAGAAATACAGATCAAACGCACGATGGCAGGTGCTTCCTATACGGTAGCAACAAACGTTGCTGTTGCCGGAGACATCGCTAACCGAGTTTTTGGTCAGGCGGCGGCCGCGGCATTTACGGTTGTCAACGGTACAGATCATGACCTTGTCGCTGAAGATGAATTTACACCTTCAGTCGGCGGAAATTCAGTGACGACGTCGCTGGGCATTACGATCAGCGCTTCTACAGGACTTGCAACCGGAGTGACTGGACTTGGTGATGGCGGAGTGACGATTAGCTCTACTGATGATGGATTGAATGCCGGTGTAGCTTCGATTACGACGAAGGACACGGCAAAGGCCACGTCGCTGACAGTATTCGACTCTCTGGGCGGCACGCACACGTTGATGACGAATTTCATCAAGTCACATGAACCGAATAAGTGGTACTGGGAGTCGTCGCTGCAAGGCGGAGAAATCATCTCAGCAGGTGGATCGGGCACCGTTGAATTCAACGCGGATGGTTCGCTGTTGAGATGGGGCTTTGATGGCGGCGCAGACAAGTTGATTTTCGATCCGAATAACGGCGCCATGCTTGAAGAGATCGAGCTGTTTGCCGGTACATCGGGAGAATATGACGGTTTGACTGGATTCTCGGGAGTTGAGACAGTTGCCGCGATTAACCAAGATGGTTACGGCATGGGTATTCTTGATAAGATCTCGATTGACCCAACCGGAATGATCATCGGCATTTTCACGAACGGCGTTTCGCGAAACCTGGCACAGATTGCATTAGCGGACTTCAGCAATGAAGCCGGTTTGCTCAAGTCAGGCGAGTCGTTGTTCCAGACTTCGGCAAACTCGGGTGAAGGCATTGAAGGCATTGCCGGCGAGACAGTCTCGGCGACGATTTCCTCCGGCGCACTCGAATCAGCCAACGTCGATTTGGCGCAAGAATTCACGAACATGATTATCGCCCAGCGCGGGTTCCAGTCGAATGCACGTGTCATCACGACATCCGACAACATGCTGGACGATCTGGTCAACTTGAAGAGATAGTGAGTTGAGGCATTTATGATTAAAGTCACACGATTGAATGGTACGGCCATCGTTATCAATGCCGATCTCATTGAGTTCGTCGAAGAGATTCCGGACACCATTGTGAGCCTGACCACAGGCAAGAAGATAATGGTGAAGGAAAATTCGGAAGAGATAATTGACAGGGTCACGCGTTACAAGCGGTCAACGCTGGTTGGATTTCAATCAGTACCGATCCGGGAAGTATAGGAAGTAGTATATGCCGGATATCAAAGAGAAAACCGAAGTCGCCGAACAACCGGCAGCAGCAAAGAAGAGTCTGTTGCCACCAAACCTGGCAGCGATGCTGACAAAGGTGGCGATGTTCGGCCTGATCGGCGTAGTGGCAATATTTGGCGCATACATGCTGACTGCCAAAGTCCTTAAACCGATGATGGCGAAAGACACTGCGGTAGAACAGCCGGCTGAACCTGCTAAGGCGGAACCGGTCAAAGAGGAAAAGCACGAAGCAGCACCTCCGGCCCATGGCGGCGAAAGCAGCGGACACGGCGAAGCTGGCGCGGCTGGTTCGGGCAATTTCTTTACTGTCGAGGGTATTGTAGTCAATCCTGCCGAGACGCAGGGTACGCGGTATCTCTCGTGCAGTATCAGCTTTGAGCTGGCATCCGCAGAAGACAAGCAAGCTTTCGAAGACAAAGCGGTCAAAATCAAGGATCTATTGATAACAATTCTGTCGTCGAAGACAGTGGATGAGCTTGCGGATATCAAGGTTCGCAACGATATGCGACGCCAGATTCTGGTGGTGGTAAATCGATTTACAACGCCATCACAAGCGACGGCCGTGTATCTGACAGACTTTGTTTTGCAATAGGATAACGAGAAGGTAATTGCGAAGTGGCGAAGATACTTTCACAAGACGAAATTGATGCCCTGTTATCGACGGTGTCGACCTCGGACGAGGTTGATCCAAAGGTAGCGCGGCAAGATGATTCGATGCGCTCGGTGGTTGCTTATGATTTTAAGCATCCGAACCGCGTATCGAAGGATCAGATTCGCACGCTGGAAAACCTCCACGATAACTTCGCCGGACATCTTGGTTCCAGCCTATCGGCAATTCAGCGCGCCATGGTGGACATCGAATTGGTCAGTGTCGACCAGATTACCTACTCAGAACTTATCATGTCGTTGGTGAATCCTTCGAACGTGTTTACGATTACGCTGGAGCCGCTTGAAGGCAGATGTTTGATCGATTTTAATCCG contains:
- a CDS encoding flagellar biosynthesis protein: MAINPVNQLQGVNRIESEQKSVGTSRRTQEGVSGEGLTFSKHLNDRISRRHLDMGPERLARLTDAVDRASDKGARDSVVLLDNLALLVNVPSRTVVTAMETEKMKHGVFTNIDAVVVG
- a CDS encoding flagellar hook-basal body complex protein — its product is MLASLFAGVAGLRNHQVRMNVIGNNISNINTVGFKSGRSVFQEALVQTLRGAGRPSSVSGGSNPIQLGLGMNVASIDNLFTQGGLELTGQISDLAIQGNGFFVLSDGNQKFYTRAGAFGFDANSFLVNPSNGLYVQGKTADASGQIPSTETVKNIQLPFGQQDPAKVTTRVSYGNNLDASATRSEATLTDSFSPTNGITLVSGVARNGAGGTHMITLTGDNATFATRSGTNITSPGALTGNETLTSLGVTSPSLTLTVDTGSPITITGLTLNTTVNELKNAIDIIDGIDASIVGGEIQIKRTMAGASYTVATNVAVAGDIANRVFGQAAAAAFTVVNGTDHDLVAEDEFTPSVGGNSVTTSLGITISASTGLATGVTGLGDGGVTISSTDDGLNAGVASITTKDTAKATSLTVFDSLGGTHTLMTNFIKSHEPNKWYWESSLQGGEIISAGGSGTVEFNADGSLLRWGFDGGADKLIFDPNNGAMLEEIELFAGTSGEYDGLTGFSGVETVAAINQDGYGMGILDKISIDPTGMIIGIFTNGVSRNLAQIALADFSNEAGLLKSGESLFQTSANSGEGIEGIAGETVSATISSGALESANVDLAQEFTNMIIAQRGFQSNARVITTSDNMLDDLVNLKR
- a CDS encoding flagellar FlbD family protein, which produces MIKVTRLNGTAIVINADLIEFVEEIPDTIVSLTTGKKIMVKENSEEIIDRVTRYKRSTLVGFQSVPIREV
- a CDS encoding flagellar basal body-associated FliL family protein, producing the protein MPDIKEKTEVAEQPAAAKKSLLPPNLAAMLTKVAMFGLIGVVAIFGAYMLTAKVLKPMMAKDTAVEQPAEPAKAEPVKEEKHEAAPPAHGGESSGHGEAGAAGSGNFFTVEGIVVNPAETQGTRYLSCSISFELASAEDKQAFEDKAVKIKDLLITILSSKTVDELADIKVRNDMRRQILVVVNRFTTPSQATAVYLTDFVLQ